In Mycolicibacterium phocaicum, one DNA window encodes the following:
- the manB gene encoding mannose-1-phosphate guanylyltransferase, whose protein sequence is MNPVDVDAVILVGGQGTRLRPLTLSAPKPMLPTAGVPFLSHLLARIAAAGIRHVVLGTSYKAEVFEAEFGDGSKLGLEIEYVVEEEARGTGGGIANVAPKLRHPTAMVFNGDVLSGLDLGAMVASHRERQADVTLHLVRVSDPRAFGCVPTDSEGVVTAFLEKTQDPPTDQINAGCYLFQRAVIDEIPTGREVSVEREVFPKLLSDGFKVCGYVDASYWRDMGTPDDFVRGSADLVRGIAPSPVLDGHRGESLVHEGAAVAPGALLIGGTVVGRGAEIGAGARLDGAVIFDGVKIEAGSVIERSIVGFGARIGPRALIRDGVIGDGANIGARCELLRGARVWPGVTIPDGGIRYSTDV, encoded by the coding sequence GTGAATCCGGTTGACGTCGACGCGGTCATCCTGGTGGGTGGGCAGGGCACCCGGCTGCGCCCGCTGACCCTCTCGGCGCCCAAGCCGATGCTGCCGACGGCGGGAGTGCCGTTCCTGTCCCACCTGCTCGCCCGGATCGCGGCCGCGGGTATCCGCCATGTGGTGCTGGGTACCTCGTACAAGGCCGAGGTCTTCGAGGCGGAATTCGGCGACGGCTCCAAGCTGGGCCTGGAGATCGAGTACGTGGTCGAGGAGGAGGCCCGGGGCACCGGTGGCGGTATCGCCAACGTGGCGCCCAAGCTGCGCCACCCGACCGCCATGGTGTTCAACGGTGACGTGCTCTCCGGGCTGGATCTCGGTGCGATGGTCGCCAGCCACCGCGAGCGGCAGGCCGACGTCACGCTGCACCTCGTGCGGGTGAGCGACCCGCGCGCGTTCGGTTGTGTGCCAACCGATTCCGAGGGCGTGGTGACGGCGTTCCTGGAGAAGACGCAGGACCCGCCGACCGATCAGATCAACGCGGGCTGCTATCTGTTCCAGCGTGCGGTGATCGATGAGATCCCCACCGGCCGTGAGGTATCGGTCGAACGCGAGGTGTTCCCGAAGCTGTTGTCCGACGGTTTCAAGGTGTGCGGTTACGTCGACGCCAGCTACTGGCGTGACATGGGCACGCCCGACGACTTCGTCCGTGGCTCAGCGGATCTGGTGCGCGGTATCGCACCGTCGCCGGTACTCGACGGGCACCGCGGCGAGAGCCTGGTGCACGAGGGTGCCGCGGTGGCGCCCGGTGCGCTGCTGATCGGCGGGACAGTGGTGGGCCGCGGCGCGGAGATCGGCGCCGGCGCCCGGCTGGACGGTGCGGTGATCTTCGACGGCGTCAAGATCGAGGCCGGGTCGGTGATCGAGCGGTCCATCGTCGGGTTCGGCGCCCGGATCGGCCCGCGGGCGCTGATCCGTGACGGCGTCATCGGCGACGGCGCCAACATCGGCGCCCGCTGCGAGCTGCTGCGCGGTGCGCGGGTGTGGCCGGGGGTCACCATCCCCGACGGCGGTATTCGCTACTCCACGGACGTCTGA
- a CDS encoding cation diffusion facilitator family transporter, which yields MSASGSARAIIAALLANAGIAAAKFVGFLITGSSSMLAESVHSLADTSNQGLLLWGQRQARKDADHLHPFGYGRSRYFYSFVVALVLFSLGAMFALYEGYHKITHPEPLSSPVVAVAILVVAIGLEGYSFYTAVKESRPLKGAGSWWRFIRTSRNPELPVVLLEDSGALIGLVLALGGVGLSMLTGDPVWDGIGTAAIGVLLGIIAVVLMVEMKSLLIGEGATVDETGAIRNALEQTPHIDRVIHLRTQYLGPEEMLVGVKIALAPNTDLATVAATIDAAEVTIRAAVPNARIIYIEPDLYRG from the coding sequence ATGTCGGCCTCGGGGAGTGCGCGCGCGATCATCGCGGCGCTGTTGGCCAATGCCGGGATCGCGGCGGCGAAATTCGTCGGCTTCCTGATCACGGGCAGTTCGTCGATGCTCGCAGAATCGGTGCACTCGCTGGCGGACACGTCCAACCAGGGGCTGCTGCTGTGGGGGCAACGGCAGGCGCGTAAGGACGCCGACCATCTGCACCCGTTCGGCTACGGCCGCAGTCGCTACTTCTACTCGTTCGTGGTGGCGCTGGTGCTGTTCAGCCTCGGCGCGATGTTCGCGCTGTACGAGGGCTACCACAAGATCACCCACCCGGAGCCGCTGTCGTCGCCCGTCGTCGCCGTCGCCATCCTCGTCGTGGCGATCGGGCTGGAGGGCTACAGCTTCTACACCGCGGTGAAGGAATCGCGTCCGCTCAAGGGCGCCGGCAGCTGGTGGCGATTCATCCGGACCTCGCGCAACCCGGAGCTGCCGGTGGTGCTGCTGGAGGACAGCGGTGCGCTGATCGGTCTGGTGCTGGCCCTGGGCGGTGTGGGCCTGTCGATGTTGACGGGCGACCCGGTGTGGGACGGCATCGGCACCGCGGCCATCGGTGTGTTGCTCGGCATCATCGCGGTGGTGCTGATGGTCGAGATGAAGAGCCTGCTGATCGGTGAGGGCGCGACGGTCGACGAGACCGGCGCCATCCGCAACGCGCTGGAGCAGACGCCGCACATCGACCGTGTCATCCACCTCCGGACCCAGTACCTCGGGCCGGAAGAGATGCTCGTCGGGGTGAAGATCGCGCTGGCGCCCAACACCGATCTGGCGACCGTCGCCGCAACGATCGACGCCGCCGAGGTGACGATCCGGGCCGCGGTGCCGAACGCCCGCATCATCTACATCGAGCCCGACCTCTATCGCGGCTGA
- the cofD gene encoding 2-phospho-L-lactate transferase, whose amino-acid sequence MKVTVLVGGVGGARFLLGVQKLLGLGQFAEPGADPSPHELTAIVNVGDDAWMFGVRICPDLDTCMYTLGGGIDPERGWGHRDETWHAKEELAAYGVQPDWFGLGDRDLATHLVRSQMLRAGYPLSQVTEALCDRWQPGARLLPASDERSETHVVVTDPESGDQRAIHFQEWWVRYRAQIPTHSFAFIGTEKAKAAPGVADAIAGADVVLVAPSNPVVSIGAILAVPGLRSALRSTPAQVIGYSPIVAGKPLRGMADDCLKVIGIDSTSEAVGTHYGARSATGILDGWLIDEGDHAEIDGVNVKAVPLLMTDPAATAEMVRAGLELAGIQL is encoded by the coding sequence GTGAAGGTGACGGTTCTGGTCGGTGGCGTCGGCGGCGCTCGGTTTCTGCTCGGCGTCCAGAAACTGCTGGGGTTGGGTCAATTCGCCGAACCCGGTGCGGACCCCTCGCCGCACGAGCTCACCGCGATCGTCAACGTCGGTGACGACGCCTGGATGTTCGGCGTCCGCATCTGCCCCGACCTCGACACCTGCATGTACACCCTCGGCGGCGGCATCGACCCCGAACGCGGCTGGGGACACCGCGACGAGACCTGGCATGCCAAGGAAGAGCTCGCGGCGTACGGCGTGCAACCGGACTGGTTCGGACTCGGCGACCGCGACCTGGCCACGCACCTGGTGCGCAGCCAGATGCTGCGGGCCGGCTACCCGCTGTCCCAGGTGACCGAGGCGTTGTGTGACCGCTGGCAGCCCGGCGCCCGGCTGCTGCCCGCCAGTGACGAACGCAGCGAAACCCACGTGGTGGTAACCGATCCCGAATCGGGCGATCAGCGCGCCATCCACTTCCAGGAATGGTGGGTGCGCTACCGCGCCCAAATCCCCACCCACAGCTTCGCGTTCATCGGCACCGAGAAGGCAAAGGCCGCACCGGGAGTCGCCGATGCCATCGCCGGCGCCGACGTCGTGCTGGTGGCGCCCTCGAACCCGGTCGTCAGCATCGGCGCGATCCTGGCGGTGCCCGGCCTGCGCAGCGCGCTGCGGTCCACCCCGGCACAGGTGATCGGCTATTCCCCCATCGTCGCCGGAAAGCCGTTGCGCGGGATGGCCGATGACTGCCTCAAGGTGATCGGCATCGACAGCACCTCCGAGGCCGTGGGCACGCACTACGGCGCCCGCAGCGCGACCGGCATCCTCGACGGCTGGCTCATCGACGAGGGTGACCACGCCGAGATCGACGGCGTCAACGTCAAGGCCGTGCCGCTGCTGATGACCGATCCGGCGGCCACGGCAGAGATGGTCCGCGCCGGACTCGAACTGGCCGGAATTCAGCTGTGA
- a CDS encoding DUF3499 domain-containing protein yields the protein MNVPRRCCRPGCPHYAVATLTFVYSDSTAVVGPLATASEPHSWDLCVSHASRITAPRGWELVRHAGPLPTPSEDDDLVALADAVREGRDAPSRGGIPTGFTDPLPGSHAGTPGGTVMAPPAPRTQHNGRRRGHLRVLPDPPES from the coding sequence GTGAATGTTCCCCGTCGCTGCTGCCGGCCAGGTTGCCCGCACTACGCCGTGGCGACGCTGACGTTTGTCTACTCGGATTCCACGGCAGTCGTAGGTCCGTTGGCCACCGCGTCGGAGCCGCATTCGTGGGACCTGTGTGTGTCGCACGCCAGTCGCATCACCGCGCCCCGCGGGTGGGAGTTGGTCCGCCACGCCGGTCCGCTGCCCACGCCCTCTGAGGACGACGACCTCGTCGCGCTCGCCGATGCGGTGCGCGAGGGGCGCGACGCGCCGTCCCGCGGTGGCATCCCAACAGGTTTCACCGATCCGCTGCCCGGCAGCCACGCCGGCACACCCGGCGGCACCGTCATGGCCCCGCCCGCACCGCGCACGCAGCACAACGGGCGGCGCCGCGGCCATCTCCGGGTGTTGCCGGATCCGCCTGAGAGTTAG
- a CDS encoding phosphomannomutase/phosphoglucomutase, with amino-acid sequence MSRPAASVQRVIKAYDVRGLVGEEIDESFVADVGGAFARLMRAEGATRVAVGYDMRPSSPSLATAFAAGVTAQGLDVVRIGLASTDQLYFASGLLDCPGAMFTASHNPAAYNGIKLCRAGAKPVGKETGLTDISNEVIDGVPGHDGAAGTVEERDVLAEYGTFLRSLVDVSALRPLRVSVDAGNGMGGHTTPAVLGTVGSITLLPLYFELDGTFPNHEANPLDPANLVDLQKHVVENGADIGLAFDGDADRCFVVDEKGDPVSPSAVTALVADRELARESGATVIHNLITSRAVPELIEERGGTAVRSRVGHSYIKALMAETNAIFGGEHSAHYYFRDFWGADSGMLAALHVLAALGEQDRPLSELMAKYQRYEASGEINFTVADAPACVQAVLASYGSDIASTDELDGVTVDLGDGRWFNLRSSNTEPLLRLNVESRTRVEVDQIVEHIAAQIRASAP; translated from the coding sequence ATGTCTCGGCCTGCTGCCTCTGTACAGCGCGTCATCAAGGCATATGACGTGCGTGGGCTGGTCGGCGAGGAGATCGACGAGTCGTTCGTCGCCGATGTCGGCGGCGCATTTGCCCGGTTGATGCGCGCCGAGGGCGCCACCCGGGTGGCTGTCGGCTACGACATGCGGCCCAGCTCACCGTCATTGGCCACGGCGTTCGCCGCTGGGGTCACCGCGCAGGGTCTGGACGTGGTCCGGATCGGGCTGGCGTCGACCGATCAGCTCTACTTCGCCTCGGGTCTCCTCGACTGCCCTGGCGCCATGTTCACGGCCAGCCACAACCCGGCCGCCTACAACGGCATCAAGTTGTGCCGGGCGGGCGCGAAGCCCGTCGGCAAGGAGACCGGTCTGACCGACATCAGCAATGAGGTCATCGACGGCGTGCCCGGTCACGACGGTGCGGCCGGCACGGTCGAGGAGCGCGACGTGCTCGCCGAGTACGGCACCTTCCTGCGTTCGCTGGTCGATGTGTCGGCGCTGCGTCCGCTGCGGGTCTCGGTCGACGCCGGCAACGGCATGGGCGGGCACACGACGCCGGCCGTGCTGGGCACCGTCGGGTCGATCACCTTGCTGCCGTTGTACTTCGAGCTCGACGGCACGTTCCCCAACCACGAGGCCAACCCGCTGGACCCGGCCAACCTGGTGGACCTGCAGAAGCATGTCGTCGAGAACGGCGCCGATATCGGCCTGGCGTTCGACGGCGACGCCGACCGCTGCTTCGTCGTCGACGAGAAGGGCGACCCCGTGTCGCCGTCGGCGGTGACGGCGCTCGTCGCCGATCGTGAGCTGGCCCGTGAGTCCGGCGCGACCGTCATCCACAACCTGATCACCTCGCGCGCGGTGCCCGAGCTGATCGAGGAGCGCGGCGGCACGGCCGTGCGCTCCCGCGTCGGCCACTCGTACATCAAGGCGCTGATGGCCGAGACCAACGCGATCTTCGGTGGTGAGCATTCGGCGCATTACTACTTCCGCGATTTCTGGGGCGCCGACTCGGGCATGCTCGCCGCGCTGCACGTGCTGGCCGCGCTCGGGGAACAGGACCGTCCGCTGTCCGAACTGATGGCCAAGTACCAGCGGTACGAGGCGTCCGGCGAGATCAACTTCACCGTCGCCGACGCGCCGGCGTGCGTGCAGGCGGTCCTCGCGTCGTACGGCAGTGACATCGCCTCGACCGACGAACTCGACGGTGTCACCGTCGACCTCGGCGACGGGCGCTGGTTCAACCTGCGCAGCTCCAACACCGAACCGCTGTTGCGGCTCAACGTCGAATCCCGCACCCGCGTGGAAGTCGACCAGATCGTCGAACACATTGCGGCGCAGATCAGGGCGTCTGCGCCATGA
- a CDS encoding WhiB family transcriptional regulator, which yields MSLVPDHIDNEPELTEDQWQERALCAQTDPEAFFPEKGGSTREAKRICQGCEVRDACLEYALAHDERFGIWGGLSERERRRIKRGVI from the coding sequence CTGAGTCTGGTGCCCGATCACATCGACAACGAACCCGAGCTCACGGAAGACCAGTGGCAGGAGCGTGCCCTGTGCGCGCAAACCGACCCCGAGGCATTCTTCCCTGAGAAGGGTGGCTCGACCCGTGAAGCCAAGCGCATCTGCCAGGGCTGCGAGGTGCGCGACGCGTGCCTCGAGTACGCCTTGGCGCACGACGAGCGCTTCGGCATCTGGGGCGGTCTGTCGGAGCGCGAGCGCCGGCGGATCAAGCGCGGCGTCATCTGA
- the manA gene encoding mannose-6-phosphate isomerase, class I, producing the protein MHLLRGAVRNYAWGSRTALADFAGRPSPSAHPEAELWLGANPGDPARLETADGEVSLLDVIRADPAGELGPEVVARFGDSLPFLAKVLAADEPLSLQAHPSAEQAAEGFNREERQGIALNARNRNYRDRSHKPELIVALGPFEALAGFRPVARTVELMRALAVSDLDPYINLLAGQSDAAGLRAVFTTWITLPQPDLDVLVPAVLDGAVNYIRSGATEFAPEAKTVLELGERYPGDAGVLAAMLLNRISLVEGEGIYLPAGNLHAYLHGMGFEVMANSDNVLRGGLTPKHVDVPELLRVLDFTPTDGRPIHPRPADDGVEEVFDTPAPEFAVTILRIDDDRVGSAVEVPQRHAGPQILLGTHGRVRVHSAGGELTLNKGAAAWIAAGEGPVRLVAEEPSTVFRATVGI; encoded by the coding sequence GTGCATCTGCTACGAGGCGCGGTCAGGAACTACGCCTGGGGGTCGCGTACCGCCTTGGCCGATTTCGCCGGAAGGCCAAGTCCCTCAGCGCATCCCGAGGCTGAGCTGTGGTTGGGTGCGAACCCCGGGGACCCGGCGCGGCTGGAGACGGCCGACGGCGAGGTGTCGCTGCTCGACGTCATCCGGGCCGATCCCGCGGGCGAACTGGGGCCCGAGGTCGTGGCCCGGTTCGGTGATTCGTTGCCGTTCCTGGCGAAGGTGCTGGCCGCCGACGAGCCGCTGTCGCTGCAGGCCCATCCCAGTGCCGAGCAGGCTGCCGAAGGCTTCAATCGTGAAGAGCGCCAAGGCATTGCCCTCAACGCGCGCAACCGCAACTACCGGGACCGCAGCCACAAGCCCGAGTTGATCGTGGCCCTCGGCCCGTTCGAGGCGCTCGCCGGGTTCCGGCCGGTGGCCCGCACCGTCGAGTTGATGCGGGCGCTGGCGGTGTCCGACCTCGATCCGTACATCAACCTGCTGGCCGGCCAGTCGGACGCGGCCGGGCTGCGGGCCGTCTTCACCACCTGGATCACCCTGCCGCAGCCCGATCTCGACGTCCTGGTGCCGGCCGTTCTCGACGGTGCGGTGAACTACATCCGTTCGGGGGCAACAGAATTCGCACCCGAGGCCAAGACGGTGCTCGAGCTCGGCGAGCGGTACCCGGGTGATGCCGGCGTGCTGGCCGCCATGCTGCTCAACCGCATCAGCCTGGTCGAGGGGGAGGGCATCTACCTGCCCGCCGGCAATCTGCACGCCTACCTGCACGGCATGGGGTTCGAGGTCATGGCCAACTCCGACAACGTGTTACGCGGTGGTCTGACGCCCAAGCACGTGGATGTGCCGGAGCTTCTCCGGGTACTCGACTTCACCCCGACGGACGGCCGGCCCATCCATCCGCGGCCGGCCGATGACGGCGTCGAAGAGGTTTTCGACACGCCCGCACCGGAATTCGCGGTGACGATCCTGCGGATCGACGATGACCGGGTGGGCAGCGCGGTCGAGGTGCCCCAACGGCACGCCGGCCCGCAGATTCTGCTGGGCACGCATGGTCGGGTGCGGGTGCATTCCGCGGGCGGCGAACTGACCCTGAACAAGGGCGCCGCCGCCTGGATTGCTGCCGGGGAGGGTCCCGTGCGGTTGGTGGCTGAAGAACCGTCGACGGTGTTCCGGGCGACGGTCGGGATCTAG
- a CDS encoding glycosyltransferase family 2 protein: protein MIEQPSVPQSDRPLLVVTVTYSPGAHLDRFLKTLAHATERRLLVVMADNGSTDGAPESALERYADVELFRTGGNLGYGTAVNRAVAAYLDTPDSVVDQEFFVVVNPDVQWGPHSIDELFAGAARWPAAGAVGPLIRDPDGSVYPSARHQPSLIRGGMHAVVGPFWKSNPWTAAYRQDRLEPSERAVGWLSGSCLLLRTKAFRQIGGFDENYFMYMEDVDLGDRLAQGGWQNVYVPAAEILHDKGHSTGRDPARNLAAHHRSTYTFLADRHPHWWQAPLRWTIKSALNARERAVVGNSRRKRRRAN from the coding sequence GTGATCGAGCAGCCATCCGTACCGCAATCGGATCGCCCGCTGCTCGTGGTGACGGTGACGTATTCACCCGGCGCGCATCTGGACCGTTTCCTGAAGACGCTGGCCCACGCGACGGAACGCCGCCTGCTGGTGGTGATGGCCGACAACGGCTCGACCGACGGTGCGCCCGAGTCGGCCCTGGAGCGCTACGCCGACGTCGAGTTGTTCCGCACGGGCGGCAACCTCGGCTACGGCACCGCGGTGAACCGCGCCGTCGCGGCCTACCTCGACACGCCCGACAGCGTCGTCGACCAGGAGTTCTTCGTCGTGGTCAACCCGGATGTGCAGTGGGGACCGCACAGCATCGACGAGTTGTTCGCCGGGGCGGCGCGGTGGCCCGCGGCCGGTGCGGTGGGTCCGCTGATCCGCGACCCCGACGGCTCGGTCTATCCGTCGGCGCGGCATCAGCCGAGCCTGATCCGCGGCGGCATGCACGCCGTGGTGGGCCCGTTCTGGAAATCCAACCCGTGGACGGCGGCCTACCGCCAGGACCGGCTGGAGCCCAGTGAACGCGCCGTCGGCTGGTTGTCGGGCTCGTGTCTGTTGTTGCGCACCAAGGCGTTCCGGCAGATCGGCGGATTCGACGAGAACTACTTCATGTACATGGAGGACGTCGACCTCGGTGACCGGCTCGCGCAGGGTGGCTGGCAGAACGTGTACGTGCCGGCCGCCGAAATCCTGCACGACAAGGGACATTCCACAGGACGGGACCCGGCCCGCAATCTGGCCGCGCACCACCGCAGTACCTATACATTCCTTGCCGACCGGCATCCGCACTGGTGGCAGGCCCCGCTGCGGTGGACCATCAAGTCGGCGCTGAACGCGCGCGAACGCGCGGTGGTGGGCAATTCCAGGCGTAAGCGCCGTCGGGCGAACTAG
- a CDS encoding coenzyme F420-0:L-glutamate ligase translates to MTEHGAAAAVEILPVPGLPEFRPGDDVAAAIAAAAPWLRDDDVLVVTSKVLSKSEGRIVAAPTDPDERDALRRRLIDDEAVRVLARKGRTLITENAIGLVQAAAGVDGSNVSTTELALLPVDPDGSAARLRAGLAERLGVTVAVVITDTMGRAWRNGQIDAAIGAAGLAVLHGYSGVQDTHGNELLVTEVAVADEIAAAADLVKGKLTGIPVAVVRGLSPRDDGSNGRTLVRAGQDDLFWLGTEEALALGRRQAQLMRRSVRTFSAEPVAPELIEDSVAEALTAPAPHHTRPVRFVWVQDHDTRIRLLDRMKDKWRTDLTADGRPADSVDRRVGRGQILYDAPEFVIPFLVPDGAHSYPDAARTEAEHTMFTVAVGAAVQGLLVALAARDVGSCWIGSTIFAGDIVRAELELPADWEPLGAIAIGHFPESDEPRRPRPPVPTDELLIRR, encoded by the coding sequence GTGACCGAGCATGGCGCCGCGGCCGCCGTCGAAATCCTTCCGGTTCCCGGACTTCCCGAATTCCGCCCCGGCGACGACGTGGCCGCCGCCATCGCCGCCGCCGCCCCCTGGTTGCGCGACGACGACGTGCTGGTGGTCACCAGCAAGGTGCTGTCGAAGTCCGAGGGCCGGATCGTCGCCGCGCCGACCGACCCCGACGAACGGGACGCCCTGCGGCGCAGGCTGATCGACGACGAGGCCGTGCGCGTGTTGGCCCGCAAGGGCCGCACCCTGATCACCGAGAACGCCATCGGGCTGGTCCAGGCGGCGGCCGGCGTCGACGGATCCAACGTCAGTACAACCGAATTGGCGCTCCTGCCGGTCGACCCCGACGGCAGCGCGGCGCGGCTGCGGGCCGGCCTGGCCGAGCGGCTCGGCGTGACCGTCGCCGTCGTCATCACCGACACCATGGGCCGGGCCTGGCGCAACGGGCAGATCGATGCCGCCATCGGCGCCGCCGGACTGGCCGTGCTGCACGGGTATTCCGGCGTCCAGGACACCCACGGCAACGAGCTGCTGGTGACCGAGGTGGCCGTCGCCGACGAGATCGCGGCCGCCGCCGACCTGGTCAAGGGCAAGCTGACCGGCATCCCGGTCGCCGTGGTGCGGGGCCTGTCACCGCGCGACGACGGCTCGAACGGCCGGACCCTGGTGCGCGCCGGGCAGGACGATCTGTTCTGGCTGGGCACCGAGGAAGCACTGGCACTGGGCCGCAGGCAGGCGCAGTTGATGCGCCGTTCGGTGCGCACCTTCAGCGCCGAGCCCGTGGCACCGGAACTCATCGAGGACTCCGTGGCCGAGGCGCTCACCGCGCCCGCACCGCACCACACCCGCCCGGTCCGGTTCGTCTGGGTGCAGGACCACGACACCCGAATCCGCTTGCTGGACCGCATGAAAGACAAGTGGCGCACCGACCTGACCGCCGATGGGCGGCCCGCCGACTCCGTCGACCGGCGTGTGGGCCGCGGCCAGATTCTGTACGACGCACCGGAATTCGTCATCCCGTTCCTGGTCCCCGATGGCGCACACAGCTATCCGGACGCGGCCCGTACCGAAGCCGAGCACACCATGTTCACCGTCGCGGTTGGCGCGGCCGTGCAGGGACTCCTGGTGGCCCTGGCGGCGCGCGACGTCGGCAGCTGCTGGATCGGGTCGACGATCTTCGCCGGCGACATCGTGCGCGCCGAGCTCGAGCTGCCGGCCGACTGGGAACCGTTGGGCGCCATCGCCATCGGCCACTTCCCGGAGAGCGATGAGCCCCGTCGGCCACGGCCGCCGGTGCCGACCGACGAACTGCTGATCCGGCGATGA
- a CDS encoding NUDIX hydrolase has translation MSDSLHDSVLTALHDWPAPDADQDTLRHAVAAFVAARPDACRRACVPGHITASALVLDHTRTKALLTLHPRLGRWVQLGGHCEDVDTDIRAAALREATEESGITGLQIAELPAALHVHALTCSLGVPTRHLDVQYLAVAPQDAEIHCSDESLDLQWWPLDALPDPDPGLQRLARAAQTSVE, from the coding sequence ATGAGCGACTCGCTGCACGATTCGGTGTTGACCGCGCTGCACGACTGGCCGGCGCCCGACGCCGATCAGGACACCCTCCGGCACGCCGTCGCGGCGTTCGTCGCGGCCCGCCCCGACGCCTGCCGGCGCGCCTGCGTACCCGGCCACATCACCGCGTCGGCGCTCGTACTCGACCACACCCGGACCAAGGCGTTGCTCACCCTGCACCCGCGGTTGGGCCGCTGGGTGCAGCTGGGTGGGCACTGCGAGGACGTCGACACCGACATCCGCGCCGCGGCACTACGCGAGGCGACCGAGGAATCCGGCATCACCGGACTGCAGATCGCCGAGTTGCCCGCGGCGTTGCACGTCCACGCGCTGACGTGCTCGCTGGGCGTCCCGACGCGGCATCTCGACGTGCAATATCTGGCTGTCGCGCCGCAGGACGCCGAAATTCACTGCAGCGATGAGTCACTGGATCTGCAGTGGTGGCCGCTGGACGCGCTGCCGGACCCGGACCCGGGTCTGCAGCGGCTCGCGCGGGCCGCTCAGACGTCCGTGGAGTAG
- a CDS encoding metallopeptidase family protein, which produces MRGPLLPPTVPGWRSRAERFDMAVLEAYEPIERRWRNRVSGLDVAVDEIPRISPKDPDAIQWPPEVIADGPVALARLIPAGVDVRGNSTRARIVLFRKPIERRAKDSVDLADLLHEILVAQVATYLGVEPSVIDPTILDD; this is translated from the coding sequence ATGCGCGGCCCGCTACTCCCCCCGACCGTTCCCGGATGGCGCAGTCGCGCCGAGCGATTCGACATGGCGGTCCTCGAGGCCTACGAACCCATCGAGCGACGGTGGCGCAATCGGGTGTCCGGACTCGACGTCGCCGTCGACGAGATTCCGCGGATCTCCCCCAAGGATCCCGATGCCATCCAGTGGCCGCCCGAGGTGATCGCCGACGGGCCGGTGGCGCTGGCGCGGCTCATCCCGGCCGGCGTGGACGTTCGGGGTAATTCGACACGGGCGCGAATCGTCTTGTTCCGCAAGCCCATTGAACGGCGGGCGAAGGACTCCGTTGACCTCGCCGACCTTCTGCACGAAATTCTCGTGGCGCAGGTAGCCACTTATCTCGGCGTTGAACCGTCGGTGATCGACCCGACCATCCTTGACGACTAG